The Sphingomonas sp. G-3-2-10 DNA window CTGCTGCTGCTGCTCTATGCGCTGCGCAAGTGGAGGGGCGTGCCCGAAGCGCGGCACGCCAGCGCGCTGAAATGGGTGCGGCCGCTGGAACTCCACCGGCTGGAGATGCCGCCCGCGGACAAGCCGTTGATCGGGTTGCTGGAAGCGCTGGTCTGACTTTAGCCCCTCTCCTTCAGGGAAGGGGCTTATTTTTTCGGCTTCAGTGCATCCGCCAGCGAGGTCGTGCCGCTGCCGCGGCGGGCGGGCTTGGGTTGCGATTCGTCGGGCGCCCAGCCGGTCAGATAGACGATCTCGAAGCGTTCGGGCGTTCGGCCATCCGGGTCGGCCTTTTCGGTAAATTCCTGCACAGCGCGCATCAGCGTGGCGCGGCCCAGGGGGCGGGCATCGGGCAGCAGGTTCGTGGCGGCCATGCCGCGCAGGTCGCGCAGTTCGCTCCAAATACTGGAATAGCGGACCGTAAGCGTTTCCACGTCCGCCACGGGCAGCGCGAAGCCGGCGCGGCTGAGCAGGTCGCCGGCGGCGCGGACGTCGATCTGCGGATGGAAGCGGGCGGCAGGCTCGGCGGCGAGAAAGGCGGCCTTGAGCGTGGCGAGGCTGCCCGCGCCGGCGAATGCGCCGAGGAACAGGCCGTCGGGCCGGAGCGCGCGGCGGATCAGCGCGAGCGCCCCGGGGACGTCGTTGACCGAATCGAGCACACCCGCCGACACGACCAGATCGAAGCTGGCGGGCGGGAAGGGATGCATGTCCTCATCGGCATGGATCGCGCCGGTCGCTTCGGCGAAGCGCTTGCCGGGCTCGAGCCGGGTGATTGTCGCGCCGGGCAAAGTGAAGGTCGCGTCGAAGCTGCCGAGGTCGAGGACGTCGCGGAACTCGCGCTGTACCGCGCTCAGGCGCTCATGGATGCCGTCGAGCATATGGTCGCGCAGGAAGGCGTGGTCGCGATAGGCCGGCGCGGCGCGGTCGCGGCGCTTGTGTCGGCGGGCACGGTCGAAGATTTCGGGCTGGGACATTCGGCGCGCTTGTGCGCCGATGCGGGGTGGGGGACAAGTCCGGGATGCGTCTCGCCGCGCCTCTGCTGAAGATCGCCGATTATGCGCTGCCGCCGCGCTGCCCGGGATGCGGCGAAGTGACCGGGGCGGATCACGGTTTCTGCGCGACTTGCTGGGGCAGCCTGCGGTTCCTGGGGCCGCCCTGGTGCGCGAGTTGCCACCTGCCGTTCGACTATGATCGCGGCGACGGCGCGCAATGCGGGCAATGCATGGCCGATCCGCCGGTGCATGACGGCGTGCGCGCGGCGGTGGCCTATGGCGATGTCGCGCGGCAGGTGGCGCTGCGCCTGAAATATGGCGGGCGGACCGCCTATGCCGAAACGATGGCGCGGGCGATGTCGCGGCTGATGCCCGAGGGCGCGGATCTGCTGGTGCCGGTGCCGCTGCACCGCTGGCGGATCTGGGGGCGGGGCTTCAATCAGGCGGCGATGATCGCGGGCGCGCTATCGCGGAGCAGCGGGGTGGTGGCCGACGTGCACCTGTTGCGGCGTGTGAAGGCGACGCCGGTGCTGCGCGGGCTGGGGCATCGCGGTCGGGCGAAAGCGGTGGCGGGTGCGTTCGCGCTGGCGCCGGACGCGAAGGCGAATCTGGCGGGGCGCACGGTGGTGCTGGTCGACGATGTTCATACCAGTGGCGCGACTTCAGCGGCTTGCGCGGCGCTGCTCAAACGCGGCGGCGCGGCGAAAGTGATCCTTCTGTGCTGGGCGCGCGTTCTGGACGATGCAGTCGATTGACAAGACGCGACCGGCATCACACCTCGGAGGCACGATGGCTAAGGTTGAAATCTACACTCGGGCGTTCTGCGGCTATTGCTCGCGGGCGATGGCGCTGCTCGACAGCAAGGGCGCGGACGTCGAGGAATATGACCTCACGATGGGCGGGCCGAAGCGCGCCGAGATGGTGCAGCGCTCGAACGGGCGGAACACCTTCCCGCAGATCTTCATCGACGGGAAGCATATCGGCGGTTCCGACGATCTCGCCGCGCTGGAGCGCGAGGGCAAGCTGGACGCGTTGCTGAACGCATGAGCAATCGCGCCGCGCTCCTCCAGATGACCAGCGGGATCGATCCCGCCGCCAATGCGCGTACCCTGGTGAAAGCCGTGGGGGATGCGAAGGCGGGCGGCGCGACGATGCTGTTCACGCCGGAAATGTCGGGGCTGCTCGACGGCAAGCGCGATCGGGCGGCGGCTTCGCTGTGGCACGAACATGACGATCCGGTGCTGGCGGCGGTGCGCGACGCGGCTGCGAAGCACGGTATCTGGGTGCATATCGGCAGCCTCGCGATCCTGCGGGAAGAGGGCAAACTGGCCAATCGCGGCTTCGTGATCGACGATGCGGGCGAAATCCGCGCACGCTACGACAAGATGCATCTGTTCGATGTCGACCTGCCGACCGGCGAGAGCTGGCGCGAATCGAACAGCTATGCGCCGGGCGAGCGCGCGGTGACGGTGAAGACGCCGCTGGGCGTGCTGGGCCTCGCCATCTGCTACGATCTGCGCTTTCCGGACCTGTTCCGGAGCCTGAGCAATGCGGGCGCGACCATCCTTGCGCTGCCCGCGGCGTTCACCCGGCCGACTGGGGCGGCGCATTGGCATGTGCTGCTGCGTGCGCGGGCGATCGAGGCGGCGGCGTTCGTGATCGCGTCGGCACAGACGGGCGTGCATGAGGATGGGCGCGCGACCTATGGCCACAGCTTGGTGAGCGATCCGTGGGGCGAATTGCTGCTCGATATGGGTGACCCGGCGGGGCTGGGCTTTGCCGACATCGATCCCAGGCGCGTCGAGGATGCGCGGTCGCGAGTGCCGGTACTCCAGCATCGCCGGGCGATTCCCGAGGTGGAAGCGCTGTGATCGTATTCGATCTCAAATGCGGCGGCGGCCATGTGTTCGAGGCGTGGTTCGGATCGAGCGCGGCTTATGAGGCGCAGCGCAGCGGCGGACTGCTGGCGTGTCCGATGTGCGGCAGCGATGCGATCGAGAAAGCAGTGATGGCGCCGAACGTGGCGGCCAAGGGCAACCAGCGCGCGGAGACGCCGGTTCCGGCTCTGCCGTCGGGCCAGCCGCCCAGCCCCGAAGCGATCAAGACCGCGCTTGCGACGCTGGCCGCGGCGCAGGCCAAGGCGCTGGAAGGCTCGCAATGGGTCGGCAGCAGCTTCGCGACGCGCGCCCGCGCGATGCATGACGGCGACGAGCCGCATGCGCAGATCCACGGCCAGGCGACGCTGGAGCAGGCGAAGGAACTGATCGACGACGGCGTCGCGGTTGCGCCCCTGCCGTTCCCCGTGGTGCCCCCGGAGGCATGCAACTAGCTGTCATTCCGGCTGCGAAATATCGCGGCCGTTCGACGGAAAATGCGTATCAGCACCTGTCGCGAGTCGCCTGAGAGCCGCCGCGAAACGGGCCGCATCACCTTGTGAACATGCGGGAGAGCATCATGCGGCATCGAATTCAGGCGGTCGTTATCGCCGTTGGCGGGCTGTTTCTGGCCAACGCGGCGCAGGCCCAGTGCGTACGGCACATCTATAACAATTCGAACCAGGTCTGGTCGGTCCAGTACACGCCGGGCATCGGCTATGTGCAGTTCACCGACATTGCGTGCGACAACAACACCAACGGCCCGTGCAAGATCGCGCCGCACACCACGGCTACGGTTGAATT harbors:
- the grxC gene encoding glutaredoxin 3; translation: MAKVEIYTRAFCGYCSRAMALLDSKGADVEEYDLTMGGPKRAEMVQRSNGRNTFPQIFIDGKHIGGSDDLAALEREGKLDALLNA
- a CDS encoding carbon-nitrogen hydrolase family protein; the encoded protein is MSNRAALLQMTSGIDPAANARTLVKAVGDAKAGGATMLFTPEMSGLLDGKRDRAAASLWHEHDDPVLAAVRDAAAKHGIWVHIGSLAILREEGKLANRGFVIDDAGEIRARYDKMHLFDVDLPTGESWRESNSYAPGERAVTVKTPLGVLGLAICYDLRFPDLFRSLSNAGATILALPAAFTRPTGAAHWHVLLRARAIEAAAFVIASAQTGVHEDGRATYGHSLVSDPWGELLLDMGDPAGLGFADIDPRRVEDARSRVPVLQHRRAIPEVEAL
- a CDS encoding methyltransferase domain-containing protein, which translates into the protein MSQPEIFDRARRHKRRDRAAPAYRDHAFLRDHMLDGIHERLSAVQREFRDVLDLGSFDATFTLPGATITRLEPGKRFAEATGAIHADEDMHPFPPASFDLVVSAGVLDSVNDVPGALALIRRALRPDGLFLGAFAGAGSLATLKAAFLAAEPAARFHPQIDVRAAGDLLSRAGFALPVADVETLTVRYSSIWSELRDLRGMAATNLLPDARPLGRATLMRAVQEFTEKADPDGRTPERFEIVYLTGWAPDESQPKPARRGSGTTSLADALKPKK
- a CDS encoding DUF1178 family protein translates to MIVFDLKCGGGHVFEAWFGSSAAYEAQRSGGLLACPMCGSDAIEKAVMAPNVAAKGNQRAETPVPALPSGQPPSPEAIKTALATLAAAQAKALEGSQWVGSSFATRARAMHDGDEPHAQIHGQATLEQAKELIDDGVAVAPLPFPVVPPEACN
- a CDS encoding ComF family protein — protein: MRLAAPLLKIADYALPPRCPGCGEVTGADHGFCATCWGSLRFLGPPWCASCHLPFDYDRGDGAQCGQCMADPPVHDGVRAAVAYGDVARQVALRLKYGGRTAYAETMARAMSRLMPEGADLLVPVPLHRWRIWGRGFNQAAMIAGALSRSSGVVADVHLLRRVKATPVLRGLGHRGRAKAVAGAFALAPDAKANLAGRTVVLVDDVHTSGATSAACAALLKRGGAAKVILLCWARVLDDAVD